One Streptomyces sp. CNQ-509 DNA window includes the following coding sequences:
- the lxmK gene encoding class V lanthionine synthetase subunit LxmK translates to MIRPWNAPVLDLGIVDACLAKLGMSALVPESVAAHPGRHDKCSGMTSEGRGVFVKRETVPGLARVRALENLHLPGVHRPALLGVDEEERLVVHELLAPAVSADELVRKGRFGPASAREVGEAIGALHRAQPPEPKEDASLDPETLVLPPTEQLEAIPLSWYTGASGAEIQLWRLLQRDAGLCDAVRALRRREREVRCVPAHCDVRLDQFLFVDGAAYLVDWEEFRVADAARDIGALLGEWLFEAMATAYRPARAGERPAGGPAQVAAELGSVQPVMTAFWLGYCSVRAPDDPGLPQRAASFAGWHLLDRLLTHGAGMVRLGAFHHAVFGLARTALLAPADLARLTRTERFDDARG, encoded by the coding sequence ATGATCCGGCCGTGGAATGCGCCCGTACTCGATCTCGGCATCGTCGACGCCTGTCTGGCGAAACTCGGCATGAGCGCGCTCGTGCCGGAATCGGTGGCGGCGCATCCGGGACGTCACGACAAGTGCTCCGGCATGACGTCCGAGGGCCGCGGTGTCTTCGTCAAGCGCGAGACCGTACCGGGCCTGGCGCGGGTACGGGCTCTGGAAAACCTGCACCTTCCGGGTGTACACCGGCCGGCGCTCCTCGGTGTCGACGAAGAGGAACGCCTCGTGGTCCACGAACTGCTGGCACCCGCGGTCTCCGCGGACGAGCTGGTGAGGAAGGGCCGCTTCGGGCCCGCATCCGCCCGGGAGGTGGGCGAGGCCATCGGCGCACTCCACCGGGCCCAGCCGCCCGAGCCGAAGGAGGATGCGTCACTCGACCCCGAGACCTTGGTGCTCCCGCCGACAGAGCAGTTGGAGGCCATCCCGCTGTCCTGGTACACGGGTGCGAGCGGGGCCGAGATCCAGTTGTGGCGGCTGCTGCAGCGGGATGCCGGGCTCTGCGACGCCGTGCGGGCGTTGCGCCGCCGGGAGCGCGAGGTCCGCTGCGTCCCGGCCCACTGCGATGTCCGGTTGGATCAGTTCTTGTTCGTCGACGGCGCGGCATACCTCGTGGACTGGGAGGAGTTCCGCGTCGCAGACGCCGCACGTGACATCGGCGCGCTGCTGGGCGAGTGGCTGTTCGAGGCCATGGCGACCGCGTACCGGCCGGCCCGCGCCGGGGAGCGGCCCGCCGGCGGCCCAGCGCAGGTGGCCGCCGAACTGGGGAGCGTGCAGCCGGTGATGACGGCGTTCTGGCTCGGCTACTGCTCGGTCCGGGCACCGGACGATCCCGGCCTGCCGCAGCGGGCCGCGTCCTTCGCGGGATGGCACCTTCTCGACCGGCTGCTCACCCACGGTGCCGGCATGGTGCGGCTCGGGGCGTTCCACCACGCCGTGTTCGGGCTTGCCCGGACCGCTCTCCTGGCCCCCGCGGACCTCGCCAGGCTCACAAGGACGGAGCGGTTCGATGACGCACGCGGATAA
- a CDS encoding T3SS effector HopA1 family protein, with product MTHADNPLPGGIKDALCRVTVRRGGRSALAWGEELVAEGPIHLRTLLQLAVYERLHAGLALGPETWMSGARRDAVVESRLLAAMPHRDTVVRARPAEWRAGELLADIGGVRVRVPAERVRGEADEGRVSVALPAARPALSPGYFLADGSRGGPRGTPLLRVYVHLDAAEAVPAVWSAVLRCLEDREVPYRAKVSSSSAFLPRRDGLVVYLGPADWSAAVDVASSSAGLPGQGADVSAFAAQLAPGAAVAWEPPAAEGAGRRLSFGEHRAMAVATGLMEHALGGGEAPKADAVAAALRGAGIDPRAPYRNLDSPPLDFLAVDTPPAH from the coding sequence ATGACGCACGCGGATAATCCGCTGCCCGGAGGTATCAAGGACGCGCTGTGCCGGGTGACCGTCCGCCGTGGCGGACGCTCGGCCCTGGCCTGGGGGGAGGAACTCGTCGCCGAGGGACCGATCCACCTCCGGACGCTGCTGCAACTCGCCGTCTATGAGCGGCTGCACGCGGGGCTCGCACTCGGACCGGAGACCTGGATGTCCGGCGCCCGGCGGGACGCGGTCGTCGAGTCCCGACTGCTGGCCGCCATGCCGCACCGGGACACGGTCGTACGCGCGCGGCCGGCGGAATGGCGGGCAGGAGAACTGCTCGCCGACATCGGGGGCGTGCGTGTCCGGGTGCCGGCCGAACGTGTGCGGGGAGAGGCGGACGAGGGCCGGGTGAGCGTCGCGCTGCCCGCCGCCAGGCCCGCCCTGTCCCCGGGCTACTTCCTGGCCGACGGCAGCCGGGGCGGCCCGCGCGGGACACCCTTGCTGCGGGTGTACGTGCACCTGGACGCCGCCGAAGCCGTGCCCGCCGTGTGGTCGGCGGTGCTTCGCTGTCTGGAGGACCGGGAGGTCCCGTACCGAGCCAAGGTCAGCTCGTCGTCGGCGTTCCTTCCCCGCCGCGACGGCCTGGTGGTCTATCTGGGCCCCGCGGACTGGAGCGCGGCGGTGGACGTGGCGTCGTCGTCCGCGGGCCTGCCGGGCCAGGGTGCGGATGTGTCCGCCTTCGCCGCACAGCTCGCACCCGGCGCTGCCGTCGCCTGGGAACCGCCTGCTGCGGAAGGGGCCGGTCGGCGGCTGAGCTTCGGGGAGCACCGTGCCATGGCCGTCGCCACCGGGCTGATGGAGCACGCACTCGGCGGAGGCGAGGCACCGAAGGCCGACGCGGTTGCGGCGGCCCTGCGCGGAGCCGGCATCGACCCCCGCGCTCCGTACCGGAACCTCGACTCGCCACCGCTGGATTTCCTTGCGGTGGACACCCCGCCCGCACACTGA
- a CDS encoding FGGY family carbohydrate kinase, with the protein MGIVAGLDSSPEGTNIVVCDADTGAVLKQGYAPHPVSESADETTPAYEADPQTWLLSLGEAADGGVLEGVQAIGVAAQQHAVIPLDAAGAPVRHALTGNDKRAQGAAADLAGELGGRAAWAEAVGAVPDAKLPVTKLRRFAATEPDHAKRTAQLMTPHDWLVWQLLGRPARRTTDRGSASTTGYWSAHAGEWRRDLVELALGHEAGLPEVLGPAEAAGRTPEGLLISAGTGETMAAVFGLGLGTGDAVVTLGASGAVYAVHDAALPDAGGTITALADATGMHLPVVHTLNAVRALRGAAELLGLAPTDLERLSELALTSTPGAHGLVLLPYLDGERTPSLPQTAGSLHGLRRESMRPEHLARAAFEGMLCGLADALEVLRTRGVRVRRVFLLGAAAGLPAVQALAPAIFQAQVVVPASADYAALGAARQAAWALGVAEGRLGADAPPVWETGPHETFEADEEEALGQAVRQQYAAVRESVYPGALGLAAGTGGLAAGTAGAVAAGDTAGGEPGPGQPGSEDQEQRAEQEVPQS; encoded by the coding sequence ATGGGGATAGTCGCCGGTCTGGACAGCTCGCCTGAAGGCACCAACATCGTCGTCTGCGACGCCGACACCGGCGCGGTACTCAAGCAGGGCTACGCGCCGCACCCGGTGTCCGAGTCCGCGGACGAGACGACGCCGGCGTACGAGGCCGATCCGCAGACGTGGCTCCTCTCGCTCGGCGAGGCCGCCGACGGCGGCGTGCTGGAGGGCGTACAGGCCATCGGGGTCGCCGCCCAGCAGCACGCGGTCATACCGCTGGACGCCGCGGGCGCGCCCGTACGCCACGCGCTCACCGGCAACGACAAGCGGGCCCAGGGCGCCGCCGCCGACCTCGCCGGCGAGCTGGGCGGCCGGGCGGCGTGGGCGGAGGCCGTCGGTGCCGTGCCGGACGCGAAGCTGCCCGTCACCAAGCTGCGCCGGTTCGCCGCCACCGAGCCCGACCACGCCAAGCGCACCGCGCAGCTCATGACCCCGCACGACTGGCTGGTCTGGCAGTTGCTCGGCAGGCCCGCCCGCCGCACCACCGACCGCGGCTCCGCCTCCACCACCGGCTACTGGTCCGCGCACGCCGGCGAGTGGCGCCGCGACCTCGTCGAGCTGGCCCTGGGCCACGAGGCCGGGCTGCCGGAGGTGCTCGGCCCCGCCGAGGCGGCCGGGCGCACCCCCGAGGGGCTGCTGATCTCCGCAGGTACCGGGGAGACCATGGCCGCCGTCTTCGGCCTCGGCCTCGGCACCGGCGACGCGGTCGTCACCCTCGGCGCCTCCGGCGCGGTCTACGCCGTCCACGACGCGGCGCTGCCCGACGCCGGCGGCACCATCACCGCGCTCGCCGACGCCACCGGCATGCACCTGCCGGTCGTCCACACCCTCAACGCCGTCCGGGCCCTGCGCGGCGCCGCCGAGCTGCTGGGCCTGGCGCCGACCGACCTGGAGCGGCTCTCCGAGCTGGCGCTCACCTCCACGCCCGGCGCCCACGGGCTCGTGCTCCTGCCGTACCTCGACGGCGAGCGGACCCCGAGCCTGCCCCAGACCGCGGGCTCCCTGCACGGCCTGCGCCGCGAGAGCATGCGCCCCGAGCACCTGGCGCGCGCGGCCTTCGAGGGCATGCTGTGCGGCCTCGCGGACGCGCTGGAGGTGCTGCGCACCCGGGGCGTGCGCGTGCGCCGCGTCTTCCTCCTCGGCGCCGCGGCGGGCCTCCCGGCGGTGCAGGCGCTGGCGCCGGCGATCTTCCAGGCGCAGGTCGTGGTCCCGGCGTCCGCGGACTACGCGGCCCTCGGCGCGGCCCGGCAGGCGGCCTGGGCGCTGGGGGTGGCGGAGGGCCGGCTCGGCGCGGATGCTCCTCCGGTGTGGGAGACGGGGCCGCACGAGACGTTCGAGGCGGACGAGGAGGAGGCCCTGGGCCAGGCGGTACGGCAGCAGTACGCGGCCGTACGGGAGTCGGTGTACCCCGGTGCGCTCGGGCTTGCGGCCGGCACGGGGGGGCTTGCAGCCGGCACGGCGGGTGCGGTGGCGGCCGGGGACACGGCCGGCGGCGAGCCGGGGCCCGGGCAGCCCGGGTCGGAGGACCAGGAGCAGCGGGCGGAGCAGGAAGTGCCGCAGAGCTGA
- a CDS encoding metallophosphoesterase family protein produces MSRFRPSRAYQPELDVRFPGDHVPGWARPLVEGQLPNSAAWLVELPRRAGKTWLAHAVERARAERLSLRVDLRSTAGAVRRSGLGCLTGGKQAPRVAPGCVVLVDEPAVARGAEDGARARTRNAPAAPGAPTRPAGGGVDPAALAAGLEQVREAGAVPVVFATPAEQLLLAPHLGADAPKDVLRPPRLADGECARMAGRAPEWAPVVVELLRAAEPAWLQTPFLLELALQTAEEHPALRTDAARLATAAYEEACGRHQYVPQWFHDGLAAEHRAALRARRWHDAGVEIAVRAAHTPPADDPVLARHLPDVLRIHHVTDLHHGGGLRANVDAKDTSQAGQRLAELAGAGSPLDAYLDHVRQLADQGRAPHLVIATGDLVNRPVDADGETALAWLRALEDLLAGHPDLRPGDPRVLLTGGNHDVSWELCLDDDPQARHRWFARIFAAYPHPDLHEPDTAARRVYVTYPDAGLRVALLGTAESGGEPAHDRDRERLERFRETYVAAADAADEDAVRRVVLEFERHDPGVIARGVLDRLTREPGYVTLAALHHPLSPVPAVEIAPYSGVVNAGQAKWTMAEAATSLVLHGHTHLGFTAAERLLGTARPWTTRIAGAPALGSRESDERNGYNEVFVAREGGDHALALRTVRYEAGTWTPGPTVGFTPGAPDETPLTLLCGDRA; encoded by the coding sequence ATGAGCCGCTTCCGGCCGAGCCGGGCCTACCAGCCCGAGCTGGACGTCCGGTTCCCCGGCGACCACGTGCCCGGCTGGGCGCGTCCGCTGGTCGAGGGCCAACTGCCCAACTCCGCCGCGTGGCTGGTGGAGCTGCCCCGGCGGGCGGGCAAGACGTGGCTGGCGCACGCGGTCGAACGGGCCAGGGCGGAGCGGTTGTCGCTCCGGGTCGACCTGCGCTCGACGGCCGGGGCGGTGCGGCGCAGCGGGCTCGGATGCCTGACGGGCGGCAAGCAGGCGCCGCGGGTGGCGCCGGGGTGCGTGGTGCTGGTCGACGAACCGGCGGTGGCGCGGGGCGCGGAGGACGGCGCCCGGGCCCGTACGCGGAACGCCCCGGCCGCGCCGGGCGCCCCCACCCGCCCCGCGGGGGGCGGCGTCGACCCCGCGGCGCTGGCGGCGGGTCTCGAACAGGTACGGGAGGCGGGCGCGGTGCCCGTCGTCTTCGCCACCCCCGCCGAGCAGTTGCTGCTCGCCCCGCACCTCGGCGCCGACGCGCCCAAGGACGTGCTCCGGCCGCCGCGGCTGGCCGACGGCGAGTGCGCGCGCATGGCCGGGCGCGCCCCGGAGTGGGCGCCCGTGGTCGTCGAGCTGCTGCGGGCGGCGGAGCCCGCCTGGCTGCAGACCCCGTTCCTCCTCGAACTCGCCCTGCAGACCGCCGAGGAGCACCCCGCGCTCCGCACCGACGCGGCGCGGCTGGCGACGGCCGCGTACGAGGAGGCGTGCGGCCGGCACCAGTACGTACCGCAGTGGTTCCACGACGGCCTCGCCGCCGAGCACCGGGCGGCGCTGCGGGCGCGGCGGTGGCACGACGCGGGCGTGGAGATCGCCGTACGGGCCGCGCACACGCCGCCCGCCGACGACCCCGTCCTCGCCCGGCACCTGCCCGACGTGCTCCGCATCCACCACGTCACCGACCTCCACCACGGCGGCGGGTTGCGCGCCAACGTGGACGCCAAGGACACCTCGCAGGCCGGGCAGCGGCTCGCCGAACTGGCGGGCGCGGGCTCGCCGCTGGACGCGTACCTGGACCACGTGCGCCAACTCGCGGACCAGGGCCGGGCGCCGCACCTGGTCATCGCCACCGGCGACCTCGTCAACCGGCCAGTCGACGCCGACGGCGAGACGGCCCTCGCCTGGCTGCGCGCACTGGAGGACCTGCTCGCCGGCCACCCGGACCTGCGCCCCGGCGACCCGCGGGTGCTCCTCACCGGCGGCAACCACGACGTGTCCTGGGAGCTGTGCCTGGACGACGACCCGCAGGCGCGGCACCGCTGGTTCGCCCGGATCTTCGCGGCCTATCCGCACCCCGACCTGCACGAGCCCGACACCGCGGCCCGCCGCGTCTACGTCACCTACCCGGACGCAGGACTGCGGGTGGCGCTCCTCGGCACCGCCGAGTCCGGCGGCGAGCCGGCGCACGACCGGGACCGCGAGCGGCTGGAGCGGTTCCGCGAGACGTATGTGGCGGCGGCGGACGCGGCGGACGAGGACGCCGTACGCCGCGTCGTACTGGAATTCGAGCGCCACGACCCCGGCGTCATCGCCCGGGGCGTACTCGACCGGCTGACGCGCGAACCGGGCTACGTCACCCTGGCGGCCCTGCACCACCCGCTGTCGCCGGTGCCCGCGGTGGAGATCGCCCCGTACTCGGGGGTGGTCAACGCGGGCCAGGCGAAGTGGACCATGGCGGAGGCCGCCACGTCCCTGGTCCTCCACGGCCACACCCACCTCGGCTTCACCGCGGCCGAGCGGCTGCTGGGCACCGCCCGCCCCTGGACCACCCGCATCGCGGGCGCCCCGGCGCTCGGCAGCCGGGAGTCGGACGAGCGCAACGGGTACAACGAGGTGTTCGTCGCCCGCGAGGGCGGCGACCACGCGCTGGCGCTCCGCACGGTCCGCTACGAGGCCGGCACCTGGACCCCGGGCCCCACCGTCGGCTTCACCCCCGGCGCGCCGGACGAGACCCCCCTGACCCTCCTCTGCGGCGACCGGGCCTGA
- a CDS encoding FtsK/SpoIIIE domain-containing protein, which produces MTTERMVTVVLPGGAERDVVLGAPDSARVSVVAQALGVWCGGRPGPERLFLADATELPPGVALADVPVRPGSRLWLGEPPADPRWSLGTPEAMHGELLRKGIAEPRDGGTLLVSHRRRGAAEPGRGGWRRLLTRERRRPGYEPWLVNPRLLLSSPAELWHRAADSVEFLRLALGYTINPREEGLPPITVDLPRTGVLGLAGRHAAGEVGAWLVAQIVATHSPADVDVRVLSTGRDDAAWDFLRFLPGTSSSGPRITHDAGAAARHLGDLLGRRSAHRGGTQPAAAVLVLDGARRLGALPGVKELLRSGPRYGVFSICLENEVQLLPAECRTVAETDGSARLWREGELVNADWYAHRARPAGTDRVGRILAPLRDPASEQPDSPRLLGLLDLPLFDMDAQRQRWARPSHGLSAPIGESQGVPVAIDLVRDGPHALVAGTTGSGKTEFLRTWIASMAACHPPDAVSFVLVDYKGGSAFADCARLPHTVDVIVDFDAYLVERTLTGLAAELRRREELLLRTGVHDIGQYTDLFRAGDMRAAEPLPRMVLVVDEFASLTREFPDFVSGLVEIARRGRSLGVHLVLATQRPGGVVTPDIRANTNLRIALRLVDRNESTDVIDEPDAAWLGKSEPGAAYVRTGAETLVRLRTARVGVRHAPVPEHWSDVRVRDAHGDPEDSGSLRVESEPTGMTDLTSLVHQLAAAAAVLGIPRPPAFLPPPLADVIQLDAPLAETDLPERGRDLVPVPIGLADVPEDQFRTVAVLDLADKLPLLAAGGPRSGRSQLLRTVAGSVARQHSSADVHLYGIDCGTGALQALTELPHCGAVVSRNERDRLTRLLDRLTTTVRVRQSQLAAEAFADAAAQRQAVAAHRRLPYLLVFVDGWEGFVDAMQDVDYGRPVEDFLRLCREGPRVGVCPVVVGGPQVLHGRIRAAAADVLVLRQADETDYVDAGIRPRLVPGRMPPGRALYAEGRDRTVVQIALLPGGAETGRGQAEALARIGAAARQRDAGVPPTRRPFRVDALDLAADRFHVGGGTGRPVGRDAELYWLRDRYATGTSVALLGPRRAGKTWVLGELERRLVADGAGQVRKLTVPHRASPVDSPDQLAALLDPAVRGATSPAEALLNRAADRAARADREAFLLDEVGRLAEYHPAAVSWLRDLGQAGAWLVYTGTEKDWQTVVRSALTAPGSSFGNDVDKRILGPLGEPHALAFLTGTAANLGVDIAPDRAGARILALVGTWPFYLQVMGDSVVRAVQADDRRPLTSGPALEELCRQELLIGRSEQFQSRWAEIGPAGRAALLHTPGAPPPEPAPAQRMELRDVGLLRPGDVWLADRPFFDWIALSQVSLRDESLRGRGRRVPPGEEPRAEGPRTDEEQAP; this is translated from the coding sequence GTGACCACGGAACGGATGGTGACGGTCGTCCTGCCGGGCGGCGCGGAGCGGGACGTGGTGCTGGGAGCGCCGGACAGCGCGCGGGTGTCGGTGGTGGCGCAGGCGCTCGGCGTCTGGTGCGGCGGACGCCCGGGCCCGGAGCGGCTGTTCCTCGCCGACGCCACGGAACTGCCGCCCGGCGTCGCCCTCGCGGACGTGCCCGTTCGCCCCGGAAGCAGGCTCTGGCTCGGCGAACCGCCCGCCGACCCGCGGTGGAGCCTCGGCACGCCCGAGGCGATGCACGGCGAACTCCTCAGGAAAGGCATCGCGGAACCGCGCGACGGCGGCACGCTCCTCGTCTCCCACCGCCGACGCGGGGCAGCGGAGCCCGGGCGCGGCGGCTGGCGCCGCCTGCTGACGCGCGAGCGGCGTCGTCCGGGCTACGAGCCGTGGCTCGTGAACCCTCGCCTGTTGCTGAGTAGCCCGGCTGAGCTGTGGCATCGTGCCGCGGACAGCGTGGAGTTCCTTCGTCTTGCGCTGGGCTACACGATCAACCCCCGCGAGGAGGGCCTGCCGCCGATCACGGTGGACCTGCCCCGCACCGGGGTCCTCGGCCTTGCGGGGCGGCACGCGGCAGGTGAGGTCGGCGCGTGGCTCGTCGCCCAGATCGTGGCCACGCACAGCCCCGCCGATGTCGACGTGCGCGTGCTGAGCACCGGCCGGGACGACGCCGCCTGGGACTTCCTCCGCTTTCTTCCCGGCACGTCCTCCTCCGGCCCGCGGATCACCCACGACGCCGGGGCGGCGGCCCGGCACCTCGGCGACCTGCTCGGCCGCCGCTCAGCCCACCGCGGGGGTACGCAGCCGGCCGCGGCCGTGCTGGTCCTGGACGGTGCCCGCAGGCTGGGCGCGCTGCCGGGGGTGAAGGAACTCCTCAGGAGCGGACCCCGGTACGGGGTGTTCTCGATCTGCCTGGAGAACGAGGTGCAACTGCTGCCCGCCGAGTGCCGCACGGTGGCCGAGACCGACGGGTCCGCCCGGCTGTGGCGGGAGGGGGAACTCGTCAACGCCGACTGGTACGCACACCGGGCGCGCCCTGCAGGGACCGACCGCGTCGGCCGTATCCTCGCGCCGCTGCGCGATCCCGCCTCCGAGCAGCCGGACAGCCCCCGGCTGCTCGGCCTGCTCGACCTGCCGCTGTTCGACATGGACGCGCAGCGGCAGCGCTGGGCGCGCCCCTCCCACGGGCTCTCCGCCCCGATCGGCGAGTCCCAGGGCGTGCCGGTGGCCATCGACCTCGTACGCGACGGGCCGCACGCCCTCGTCGCCGGCACGACCGGTTCCGGCAAGACGGAGTTCCTGCGCACCTGGATCGCCTCGATGGCCGCCTGCCACCCGCCCGACGCCGTGTCGTTCGTGCTGGTGGACTACAAGGGCGGCAGCGCCTTCGCCGACTGCGCCCGGTTGCCGCACACCGTCGACGTCATCGTCGACTTCGACGCGTACCTCGTCGAACGCACCCTCACCGGACTCGCCGCCGAGCTGCGCAGGCGCGAGGAACTGCTGCTGCGGACCGGGGTGCACGACATCGGCCAGTACACCGACCTGTTCCGCGCCGGCGACATGCGGGCGGCGGAGCCGCTGCCGCGGATGGTGCTCGTCGTGGACGAGTTCGCCTCGCTCACCCGGGAGTTCCCCGACTTCGTCAGCGGCCTCGTGGAGATCGCCCGGCGCGGCCGCTCCCTGGGCGTGCACCTCGTGCTCGCCACCCAGCGCCCCGGCGGCGTGGTGACCCCCGACATCCGGGCCAACACCAACCTGCGGATCGCGCTGCGCCTCGTGGACCGGAACGAGAGCACGGACGTGATCGACGAGCCGGACGCGGCCTGGCTCGGCAAGTCGGAGCCGGGGGCCGCGTACGTGCGCACCGGGGCGGAGACCCTCGTGCGCCTGCGCACCGCGCGCGTCGGCGTCCGCCACGCGCCCGTCCCCGAGCACTGGTCGGACGTGCGGGTACGCGACGCGCACGGCGATCCGGAGGACAGCGGCTCGCTGCGCGTGGAGTCCGAGCCCACCGGCATGACGGACCTCACCAGCCTGGTCCACCAACTCGCCGCCGCCGCCGCCGTCCTCGGCATCCCCCGGCCGCCCGCGTTCCTGCCGCCGCCGCTCGCCGACGTGATCCAGCTCGACGCACCGCTGGCCGAGACGGACCTGCCCGAGCGCGGGCGCGACCTCGTGCCCGTCCCCATCGGCCTCGCGGACGTGCCGGAGGACCAGTTCCGTACCGTCGCCGTGCTCGACCTCGCCGACAAGCTGCCGCTGCTCGCCGCGGGCGGCCCGCGCAGCGGGCGCTCGCAGCTCCTGCGCACCGTCGCCGGCTCCGTCGCCCGCCAGCACAGCAGCGCCGACGTGCACCTCTACGGCATCGACTGCGGCACCGGCGCCCTCCAGGCGCTCACCGAACTCCCGCACTGCGGCGCCGTCGTCTCCCGCAACGAACGCGACCGGCTCACCCGGCTGCTGGACCGGCTCACCACCACCGTGCGGGTCCGGCAGTCGCAGCTGGCCGCGGAGGCGTTCGCCGACGCCGCCGCGCAGCGGCAGGCGGTGGCGGCGCACCGGCGGCTGCCGTACCTGCTGGTGTTCGTGGACGGCTGGGAGGGCTTCGTCGACGCGATGCAGGACGTCGACTACGGCAGGCCCGTCGAGGACTTCCTGCGGCTCTGCCGGGAGGGCCCGCGGGTGGGGGTCTGCCCGGTCGTCGTGGGCGGGCCGCAGGTGCTCCACGGCCGGATCAGGGCGGCGGCGGCGGACGTGCTCGTGCTGCGGCAGGCCGATGAGACGGACTACGTGGACGCGGGCATCCGCCCCCGGCTCGTGCCCGGCCGCATGCCGCCGGGGCGCGCGCTGTACGCCGAGGGCAGGGACCGTACCGTCGTGCAGATCGCCCTCCTGCCGGGGGGCGCCGAGACCGGCCGCGGCCAGGCCGAGGCGCTGGCGCGGATCGGCGCCGCGGCGCGGCAGCGGGACGCCGGAGTGCCGCCCACGCGGCGGCCGTTCCGGGTCGACGCGCTGGACCTGGCCGCCGACCGGTTCCACGTCGGCGGCGGTACCGGCCGTCCCGTCGGCCGCGACGCGGAGCTGTACTGGCTGCGCGACCGGTACGCCACCGGCACCTCCGTCGCACTGCTCGGCCCGCGCCGGGCGGGCAAGACGTGGGTGCTCGGCGAGCTGGAGCGGCGCCTCGTCGCGGACGGCGCAGGACAGGTCCGCAAGCTCACCGTCCCGCACCGCGCCAGCCCCGTCGACAGCCCCGACCAGCTCGCCGCCCTCCTCGACCCCGCCGTGCGCGGCGCGACCAGCCCCGCCGAGGCACTGCTCAACCGGGCCGCCGACCGCGCGGCGCGCGCCGACCGGGAGGCGTTCCTCCTCGACGAGGTCGGCCGGCTCGCCGAGTACCACCCCGCGGCCGTCTCCTGGCTGCGCGACCTCGGCCAGGCCGGCGCGTGGCTCGTCTACACCGGCACCGAGAAGGACTGGCAGACCGTCGTCCGCTCCGCGCTCACCGCCCCCGGCTCCAGCTTCGGCAACGACGTCGACAAGCGCATCCTCGGCCCTCTCGGCGAGCCGCATGCGCTGGCCTTCCTCACCGGCACCGCCGCGAACCTCGGCGTCGACATCGCCCCCGACCGCGCGGGCGCGCGGATCCTCGCGCTGGTCGGCACCTGGCCGTTCTACCTCCAGGTGATGGGCGACTCGGTCGTACGGGCCGTGCAGGCGGACGACCGCCGCCCGCTGACGAGCGGTCCCGCGCTCGAAGAGCTGTGCAGGCAGGAGCTGCTGATCGGGCGCAGCGAGCAGTTCCAGTCCCGCTGGGCGGAGATCGGCCCCGCGGGCCGTGCCGCGCTGCTGCACACGCCCGGCGCGCCCCCGCCGGAGCCGGCGCCCGCGCAGCGCATGGAGCTGCGCGACGTGGGGCTGCTCCGGCCGGGCGACGTGTGGCTGGCGGACCGGCCGTTCTTCGACTGGATCGCGCTGAGCCAGGTATCGCTGCGGGACGAGTCGTTACGCGGCCGGGGCCGGCGCGTGCCGCCGGGAGAAGAGCCACGGGCCGAGGGCCCCCGAACCGATGAGGAGCAAGCCCCATGA
- a CDS encoding SLATT domain-containing protein, with translation MPGRETGTPEVRSRRGRRRDLGGRPFPAIALEATGGPQEILQELRAWAEREAEDAIEWYLADKRRKRLGSRIVSVLTILLAVGGTLIPLASVISGGPPQGWGYVLLALAAGCKGFDHFFGMSSGWMRDITAAHALRGALNDFRMAWAAEHLRAAADGALDPAALERRLALLTSLVEAVQRQVESETAEWLSDFRATAQQLQDNVVLPPGERA, from the coding sequence ATGCCGGGTCGGGAGACGGGGACACCGGAGGTCCGTAGCAGGCGGGGGAGGCGTCGTGACCTGGGCGGCCGCCCCTTTCCCGCCATCGCACTGGAGGCGACGGGAGGACCGCAGGAGATCCTTCAGGAACTGCGGGCGTGGGCCGAGCGCGAGGCTGAGGACGCCATCGAGTGGTATCTGGCCGACAAACGGCGTAAGCGTCTGGGCTCCCGCATCGTCAGCGTGCTGACCATCCTGCTCGCCGTCGGCGGCACCCTGATCCCGCTGGCGAGCGTCATCTCCGGTGGCCCCCCTCAGGGGTGGGGATACGTGCTGCTGGCTCTGGCCGCGGGCTGCAAGGGGTTCGACCACTTTTTCGGGATGTCTTCGGGCTGGATGCGTGACATCACCGCCGCACACGCGCTGCGCGGAGCGCTGAACGACTTCCGGATGGCCTGGGCGGCGGAGCATCTTCGCGCCGCCGCGGACGGCGCCCTCGACCCCGCGGCGCTGGAGCGTAGGCTCGCGCTGCTGACGTCGCTGGTCGAGGCCGTCCAACGGCAGGTGGAGTCGGAGACCGCGGAGTGGCTGAGCGACTTCCGCGCCACGGCGCAGCAGCTCCAGGACAACGTAGTGCTCCCTCCGGGTGAGCGAGCGTGA